The following are encoded together in the Fundidesulfovibrio putealis DSM 16056 genome:
- a CDS encoding glycosyltransferase — MFQLEGGAAGQGILERPRVHGRFLFLGDKKFFIKGVTYGPFPENENGEPLPEPERVAEDFRLMRSIGVNTIRVYYVPPKWFLDTAARAGIHVMVGIPWPQHLCFLDQWEVKESIKDTMREAARACAGHPAILAYLIGNEIPSHIVRWSGAKKVEKFLAKLASIVRQEDPSGLVTYANYPSTEYLKLPFLDFLSINVYLHEEKSFRAYVKRLQNVAGDIPLVLSEFGMDSLRHGEAAVADFLDWQVRASFEEGVSGTMVFAWTDEWYTGGHLVEDWKFGIVDAERKPKAAFEAVARAYANPLPPLPEHQPMISVIVCAYNADSTMEGCLASFQNVEYPNFEVIVVDDGSTDKTGEISDKYAAKFPFIHVIHQPNLGLSAARNVGMYAAKGDIIAYTDSDCYVDPHWLTYMAWAFQDPRFAAVGGPNLPPPEDNRTAACVAVSPGAPTHVLVTDEIAEHIPGCNMAYRREHLMATGGFDVTYRAAGDDVDLCWRLMDMGHTIGFHAGMMVWHHRRNTVKAYLKQQKGYGRAEALLMPKHPQRFNVLGNSRWAGRIYGDISGALLSTRPVIYHGVFGSGLFQTLYEPKGSLTAYLPLSFEWMIAAFVALGTGFAFAPMFAVGALMLLTTFAFVGHRAAQAKLPKAHDNFLSRVVIALLTLAQPWIRGKARYQTLMELRRAGRKGATRGNMAVLGLPEEANLPKYTFWQKIKDTTSIFRRGLKFHRFFWNNASLEREDVLDHILRVLRTLNVSHSTDTGYAASSNTAPWDLRVQPGLMTAMTLRATVENHGSEKRFVRLAGSILPTGFAYALTGLCLAAAATCLGFKAMIPAAACGGAALLSILWTAKGMSSAASMVTKLSQHLMTCKAGCSMDEPACAKKAAAKEAAVTADEAVAVKEQLVVAEALEVAEDSLADGKAEATRTTVEAPLQ, encoded by the coding sequence ATGTTCCAACTGGAAGGCGGCGCAGCCGGACAAGGCATCTTGGAGCGTCCCCGCGTACACGGGCGCTTTCTGTTTCTTGGCGACAAGAAGTTCTTCATCAAGGGCGTGACCTACGGTCCCTTCCCCGAGAACGAGAACGGAGAACCCCTGCCCGAGCCCGAGCGCGTGGCCGAGGACTTCCGCCTGATGCGCTCCATCGGCGTGAACACCATCCGCGTGTACTACGTCCCCCCCAAGTGGTTCCTGGACACCGCCGCCCGCGCGGGCATCCACGTGATGGTCGGCATCCCCTGGCCCCAGCACCTGTGCTTCCTTGACCAGTGGGAAGTGAAGGAGTCCATCAAGGACACCATGCGCGAGGCCGCCCGCGCCTGCGCCGGACACCCGGCCATCCTGGCGTACCTGATCGGCAACGAGATCCCCAGCCACATCGTTCGCTGGAGCGGCGCCAAGAAGGTGGAGAAGTTCCTGGCGAAGCTTGCGTCCATCGTGCGCCAGGAGGACCCTTCGGGCCTGGTGACCTACGCCAACTACCCCTCCACGGAATACCTGAAGCTGCCCTTCCTGGATTTCCTCAGCATCAACGTCTACCTGCACGAGGAAAAGAGCTTCCGCGCGTATGTGAAGCGCCTGCAGAACGTTGCCGGCGATATCCCGCTGGTGCTGTCTGAGTTCGGCATGGATTCGCTGCGCCACGGAGAGGCCGCCGTGGCCGACTTCCTGGACTGGCAGGTGCGCGCTTCTTTTGAGGAAGGCGTGTCCGGCACCATGGTCTTCGCCTGGACCGACGAGTGGTACACCGGCGGCCATCTGGTGGAGGACTGGAAGTTCGGCATCGTGGACGCCGAGCGCAAGCCCAAGGCCGCCTTCGAGGCCGTGGCCCGCGCCTACGCCAACCCGCTGCCCCCGCTGCCCGAGCATCAGCCCATGATCTCGGTGATCGTGTGCGCCTACAACGCCGACTCCACCATGGAGGGCTGCCTGGCCAGCTTCCAGAACGTGGAATACCCCAATTTCGAGGTGATCGTCGTCGATGACGGCTCCACCGACAAGACCGGGGAAATAAGCGACAAGTACGCCGCCAAGTTCCCCTTCATCCACGTGATCCACCAGCCGAACCTCGGCCTGTCCGCCGCCCGCAACGTGGGCATGTACGCGGCCAAGGGCGACATCATCGCCTACACCGACTCCGACTGCTACGTGGACCCCCACTGGCTGACCTACATGGCCTGGGCCTTCCAGGACCCCCGCTTCGCGGCAGTGGGCGGCCCCAACCTGCCCCCTCCCGAGGATAACCGCACGGCCGCCTGCGTGGCCGTGTCTCCCGGCGCGCCCACCCACGTGCTGGTCACCGACGAGATCGCCGAGCACATCCCCGGCTGCAACATGGCCTATCGCCGCGAGCACCTGATGGCCACCGGCGGCTTCGACGTGACCTACCGCGCCGCAGGTGACGACGTGGACCTGTGCTGGAGGCTCATGGACATGGGCCACACCATCGGCTTCCACGCGGGCATGATGGTCTGGCATCACCGACGCAACACCGTGAAGGCGTACCTGAAGCAGCAGAAGGGCTACGGCCGCGCCGAGGCGCTGCTCATGCCCAAGCACCCGCAGCGCTTCAACGTGCTGGGCAACTCCCGCTGGGCCGGTCGCATCTACGGCGACATCTCCGGCGCGCTGCTGTCCACCCGCCCGGTGATCTACCACGGCGTGTTCGGCTCGGGCCTGTTCCAGACCCTGTACGAACCCAAGGGCAGCCTGACCGCCTACCTGCCCTTGTCCTTCGAATGGATGATCGCCGCCTTCGTGGCCCTGGGCACGGGCTTCGCCTTCGCCCCCATGTTCGCCGTGGGCGCACTGATGCTCCTGACCACCTTCGCCTTCGTCGGCCACCGCGCCGCACAGGCCAAGCTGCCCAAGGCGCACGACAACTTCCTGTCGCGCGTGGTCATCGCCCTTTTGACCCTGGCCCAGCCCTGGATTCGCGGCAAGGCGCGCTACCAGACCCTGATGGAGCTTCGCCGCGCCGGCCGCAAGGGCGCGACCCGTGGCAACATGGCGGTTCTGGGCCTGCCCGAGGAAGCCAACCTGCCCAAGTACACCTTCTGGCAGAAGATCAAGGACACCACGTCCATCTTCCGCAGGGGCCTGAAGTTCCACCGCTTCTTCTGGAACAACGCCTCCCTTGAGCGCGAGGACGTGCTGGACCACATCCTGCGCGTGCTGCGCACCCTGAACGTGAGCCACTCCACGGACACCGGGTACGCCGCCTCTTCCAACACCGCCCCCTGGGACCTGCGCGTGCAGCCCGGCCTGATGACCGCCATGACCCTTCGCGCCACCGTGGAGAACCACGGCTCGGAGAAGCGGTTCGTGCGCCTGGCCGGTTCCATCCTGCCCACCGGCTTCGCCTACGCCCTCACCGGCCTTTGCCTTGCCGCGGCAGCCACCTGCCTGGGCTTCAAGGCCATGATCCCGGCTGCGGCCTGCGGCGGCGCGGCGCTCCTCTCCATCCTGTGGACCGCCAAGGGCATGTCCTCGGCAGCGTCCATGGTCACCAAGCTGTCCCAGCACCTGATGACCTGCAAGGCCGGTTGCAGCATGGACGAGCCCGCCTGCGCCAAGAAGGCCGCTGCCAAGGAAGCCGCCGTCACTGCCGACGAAGCCGTGGCCGTGAAGGAGCAGCTGGTCGTTGCCGAAGCGCTGGAAGTGGCCGAAGACTCCCTGGCGGACGGGAAGGCCGAGGCCACCCGCACCACCGTTGAAGCGCCGCTTCAGTAG